Proteins from a single region of Corylus avellana chromosome ca11, CavTom2PMs-1.0:
- the LOC132164947 gene encoding secreted RxLR effector protein 161-like, giving the protein MVDSHANQFFEEMKQEFEMSVNGELTYFLGFQFQQSTNGIFVSQPKYAKYLVKRLNLDGKSHAHTPMSTSVKLSADVARKSIEQSLYQSMIGCLVYLTSSRLDISFSVGVCARFQANPKESQLTAVKQILMYVNGTVHFDISFFRKTNLELVGYFDFDWAGNADDRKSTSSGCFYVGTNLVAWKRKKQNPISLSTTKAEYIAAGVVARS; this is encoded by the coding sequence ATGGTTGACTCGCATGCTAATCAATTCTTCGAGGAAATGAAACAAGAGTTCGAAATGAGTGTGAATGGTGAGCTGACATACTTTCTAGGCTTCCAATTCCAGCAATCCACCAACGGTATTTTTGTGTCTCAACCGAAGTATGCCAAATATCTTGTGAAAAGACTCaatttggatggaaaaagtCATGCTCACACACCCATGAGTACGAGTGTCAAGCTGAGTGCAGATGTGGCTCGGAAATCTATTGAACAATCTTTGTACCAAAGCATGATAGGCTGCCTTGTCTACCTTACATCTAGTCGGCTCGATATATCCTTCAGTGTGGGTGTCTGTGCTCGATTTCAAGCTAATCCCAAGGAATCTCAATTGACAGCTGTTAAACAGATCCTCATGTATGTGAATGGCACTGTCCATTTTGATAttagtttttttagaaaaacaaatCTTGAGCTTGTaggttattttgattttgattgggCCGGAAATGCAGATGATCGGAAGAGTACATCTAGCGGTTGTTTCTATGTGGGTACAAACTTGGTCGCCtggaagagaaagaaacaaaacccCATCTCCCTCTCCACTACTAAGGCTGAATATATAGCTGCCGGAGTTGTTGCACGCAGCTAA